The Fibrobacter sp. UWB16 genomic interval ACCCCAATCGCCGCAGACGCCTCTGACTGGGGAGGCATCTGCATTATATACAAATCCGAAGTTGCACCGATTCTTGAACTTGGCCTCAGCCAAAATGTTGAAGCAACCCTAAGCAATGCCATTCCTGCAAAAATTCTAGATGAAGCCCCAAATGTGGCAAAAACGCAATGCATTCCGTGGTCTGAATTCGAACAACCCTCCTGGTACACAGGCGAAGTAAAAATTAATGGAGAACAAGCGGCAAAGCAACTTGTTTACATCAATTTCAAAATCCAGGCAGATCCCGGCCGCTACCGTTTTAACCTCTGTGCCATAGGACCTTATAAACACGCTTCTGTATTCAACCAAGACATCGATAATTATTGTCAATTGCCAAATGACACCAGTGCAACAGCAGCAATTTATAAGCCCAAACAGACGCTACACATCGGCACATTCTCTCGCCTCAAGTTCCACTTCATCAAAGATCGCAACAGTTTATTGGTAAAAAGTCCAATAGCATCTGAACTTAAGGTTCTCATTTCCGATGTTCGCGGAATACTCAAAGGAATATATGAAGGAGACGCCGCAACCAATCATTACATTCCGCTTGATAATTTGAATCGGGGCGTCTATATATTGAATGTTGTTTCCGGCAATAATACGCAAAAATACAAGATTCAAATAAGATAATTTATAATTGCAATCATACAAAAAGGGCCGCATCGCTGCGGTCCTTTTTTGATGTTTTGCCCGAAAGATTTGGACGAAAAAGTATTTTATGCATTAGAACAAGCCTACTTCCTGCAAAAATCGGGAAAACGTCATTATACGACAGCCTTCAATTTCACCTATATCAAGTAAATCATCGTCGCCCGAAACTAAATAAATAGCCTTAGACTTGATAGCAAGCTCTAACAAATAATCATCTTTAGGATCGCGACATCTTTGAGGAATATCATCTAAATCGAAATTCAAAGTATGCAAAACAAGCCAATTATCCAATGCTTTAACAGCATCCTCCGAAAAATACTTTCGAAATTTTGGACGTAATGCAACATTATGAATTTCGTCTCTCATTATTTGCGTCGATACAAAATCATATTCAATATTTCTGAACAATTCAAGCAAAGCCCCTAATCGGCGACCAATAAGGAAACTTATCCATAAATTAGTATCAACGACAATTCTTTGTGGTTTCTTACTTTTTTGCAAGGCGCGCCTCGTACATTTCCTGACGAACAGATTCACATTCCTCGCGAATTTCATCAT includes:
- a CDS encoding T9SS type A sorting domain-containing protein, which produces MNKFLSSIVLLAATASFSFDDWFGYEIVPYVYTNLDGGTETAGYWLFSDDHQQNGLSRTLLPTELGTEYWDFAIEPLLEFCNGVCGTAVLDQGTSTAAPFISAYINVAGETSKTDDTPIAADASDWGGICIIYKSEVAPILELGLSQNVEATLSNAIPAKILDEAPNVAKTQCIPWSEFEQPSWYTGEVKINGEQAAKQLVYINFKIQADPGRYRFNLCAIGPYKHASVFNQDIDNYCQLPNDTSATAAIYKPKQTLHIGTFSRLKFHFIKDRNSLLVKSPIASELKVLISDVRGILKGIYEGDAATNHYIPLDNLNRGVYILNVVSGNNTQKYKIQIR
- a CDS encoding putative toxin-antitoxin system toxin component, PIN family, encoding MQKSKKPQRIVVDTNLWISFLIGRRLGALLELFRNIEYDFVSTQIMRDEIHNVALRPKFRKYFSEDAVKALDNWLVLHTLNFDLDDIPQRCRDPKDDYLLELAIKSKAIYLVSGDDDLLDIGEIEGCRIMTFSRFLQEVGLF